The window GGAACATTTATTAAAGGAGCTATATAAATATAAGCTATTGATCCTTTCTAGTTTGTGGCGACAGACTGATGGAGTATGGAGAGTCAAACCCAATCTTGCCGCTAACTGATGCACTTCCCACCAGGGCCATTGTACTGAGAGTGGGAATCTTGGCTGCTCTCTTTCCTCGCCTCAAAACAGGAAAGCTAAGATTGATTGTAGCAACAGGTCTGCCAACTTGGTTAATAAAGTTTAACTAAGCACAGACTTAAGACTAAACTTCATCCTCCCTGCTGCACATGGTATCCACACATGGGGATGCATTTACTCATTACACTATCATAGACATGTTATAGTGCAAAAggcagccattcagcctattgtgaCTTCACTGGCtcattaaatgagcatcattacctactGCCTAATGTCTATTTTTCCCCCAttccttgcacattatttttaaccaaataatcatccaacatCCTcatgaatgtttcaattgaacctGAATCCACCGCAGTCTGGCCAGTGCATTCTGTACCTTAACTAACCACTGAGTGAAAAAGATATTCCTCACTTCACCTTGTTTCTTTTGGAGATCACTTTTAAGTCTATGTCTTTGTTCCTTTACAAgcgggaacagtttctccctatctactctatcaagCCTGCTCATGACTTTGAAAACTTCTATTAGATCTCACCTAGTCACCTTTTgcaatttttgtatttaaaaTCTAGTACTAAGTGCAGATACTCTTTGATAGATTGATTGAACAGTCTTCTGCCTGGAATTAATATTGACATCTTATTTTAAAGAATGCAGAATTGAATTCTTAGCATTTTCGACTAAACTAGGGTATAAGTATGAGATAATATTTCATTGTGACATTATTACAAAGACAAAAGTTTTTCAGTCACTGGTGGTTTAGTGCTTTTGTATGAAAGGTGCTGAGAACAGTTATACTTTGAAGCAAGTTAGGTTACCTTGTTTTATCAACTTTCTCAAAATTGCATTTTGTGCACATGaacaaggccagtatttattgtctccTCTTTAGTTgacattgagaaggtggtagttggCATTTCCTAAGGTGAAGATGCTTGCAACAATGCTATTGGATAGAAGAGCCACTGACTACCCAGAAACTTTGACAATCCAGTGAATTCACAACATGGACTGACAGTAGGATGGAAGCAGAGTTTAGGATGGAATCATGCCTTTACTTGACTtctgaattttgctgtttggtgATGAAAATTCAGCAGAAATCCAAACAAATCAATTGCTAAACTCTGCATGAATTGAGACCTTTTATGTCTTGTCAAGTTGTAAAGCATTTTCTGCACTTGCGTTTCTGATTTCAATTCAGATAATATGCAACAGAATTTTTCCCAGGAACATTCACTGGAATATAATTTTTCTTCAGTCATAAGTCTGGAATTATTTAGGAAAATCATCTTCTGATTTAAAATTTAGACATTAGTAATCCAATTTATCTCTTTATAATTTCCAGATGAAAATCAGAAAATAGATGAGAACCTGGGATACAGACAATCTTAGAGGATCAAATATCATAATATTCATCGTTTTTGTTGCAGCTGTAGTCCTTAACTAGATTGCAACAGCTTTCCTCCATCCCTCTCCAGATGGTTTTCTACTTCAATGTGTTTTATTATTCTTTTTATTTTCTCGCCACATTGCTAATGATTATCTACAAAAGTACGGTTTACACATTTAAGTATTTCTTACAACTATTTATAATCATGACATTTAAAATATGAAGTCCAGCAATTATCTTCTTTTCATGTTTCAGGTCAGGTGTTCAGTTTTCCAGATGGTTACCTGGCTGTTGATTTGATTCTTCTGATTCTCATGTTAATTCTGGAAGTGATAAGGCTATACTTTGGTAAGATGTTGTGTTAAGTTATAACCTTTTTGATCCTCTGTGGTGTTACGACAGATAGCCTGGAATTAAAGCATGGTAACAATTTTTATTGGAGCTTTGTTTTGTTTGAtagatcaattatccaaatgttgAATTAAGCAGCAAAATACCTTGAGAAATTTACCTGGATTTATGCAAAACTATAGTTTAGCTCAAACACAAGTTTGCACATATCCCTTTTCCCAATCCAAAAGATAGCCCTCCATGGGGAAAGAACCCAACTTTCTTTTTTCTCACATAAAGAAACCCACCATCAAAATTGACAAGTACTCTAGCTGACAGATTACAAACATTGCCCATCACAACAGTGCAACAATAAGAAATCAAAAAGGGAAATTAAGGGAGGTAAGAAGAACCCAGCTGTGTTTTAATAATCTTGTTCAAACATTTATAACTCACCACAATAATACTCAAATTATAgatattttaaatcaacctgtcaTGACCCACTTCATGATGGGACTTGAAACCAGATcatctggtccagaggtagggacacgaccACTTCACAAGGACCCTCAAAAGCTGAACTAAATTACAAAGTCCAATGAGCATTACTTGTTCTCAATCAACTTTGTAGCTGTTTTGATTGGACCTTGAATCTGCATTTCTAATAATCACAGTTTAACCTCACTTGATTTATAAGTTGCGTGCTTAAAAATTCTGAGGTCAGTTTGGAACTAATTGTTATGGTTGACGTTTCCCAAGATTGTTTGCATCCCTGCTGGAGAATGTAAGTTATATAATTGAAGAACAACTGGATTGAATTAttttatagttttttttctttttaaagaggAAATTGCTGAGGATCACATTTGAGCCAATCAAGTTTCAAATATGTTTGCATTGTGTATCAGGGTAATTCTAGCTTTGAGTTTTGATAGATATGCACAAAATTTAATAGTTAATATGAATATTAGCAGATTTACTATTGCATTGTTCATtgcatattaaaaaaaatcataccaTGTGATAGATTTGTCAGAACTCCAGTAATTGGTTAAGTCTGTATGTGTCTTTGTGTTGCGTTGTGAGGATCAAGTTCCATATGTTTATTCAGTTTTCAATGGAAACTGTAGATCAGTGGCTTTAAtcatttttatattttaattaattttgataaatttgatttttttcaggAAATAAACTTTATTTCAGGTGGCTAGTTTTATAAACTGATAGTTAAATGCTTCAATATTTTCCTAATCATTGAAAAAGGAGTGTCTTACTAAAAATAATTGGTAATTGAATTCTCAAGACATGCGAGTTTGCCTTGAGCAGGGTGTTTTACCATTTGAAGAAATGCTTATGTTATTCCTTGTAACGAAATTCTGGGTGTGGATATCATGTaattgaagaatccaacacaGCTTTATTACAGCTAACGATAATGTACAAACATTGCATTTCTCAGGTACTTGGTGTTTGGGCTGTTTAAAGTATTGGGTGACATCTGAGCAGCATGCTTCCAGCAGTGTGTCATGTTCAAGTGATCCCAGGATAAAATGTTCTGAGGCTTTTATATCCTCAGGTTACATTCTATGATACAGTGAGGGTTTCATGAGGATGTTATTAAAATTATACTTAGCTTGAGAAAAAGCATAACAAGAAGTATACTTTTAATATTTTGAGAAGCCATTGTACAATTGATTGCATAATATCAGCAAATGGATTGCATTGATATATCAAGGTTTCTTGGCACATGGATTTGTAATTTCTGCTAAATGATTGATTTTGACGAGGGCATTATTTAGGCTACAACTTGCCTTAGCACAAGTGATCTAAGAAAGGGAAAAATTCCAGCTTTGtgttattttaggatatctggtcattatggacaagttggatcgaagggtctgacTCCATGCTGTGATCACTATtgaattctatgactctatgatcactaTTGAATACTCTAGGTGGCTGCATCAAAAGCTTTTATTGGGTGACGAGGAGAATAAAAGCTGTGATTGAGAGTCCATACGAAACAAGTTTAGAGATTTTGTTTTCACTGCTAATAATATTCTCAAACACCTATAAAGGGGAAGAATGCTGAAGAATTTACCCATGCCTACAATGCCAAAGGATGTGCTGCATGACGAACATATTGAGTCAACTTGAATAGCACAACAGTCCCAAATTATTGGTTTCAGAGGCTATTGTTTCAGAACCAGGATTCAGTTGTCAAGTGAAGACATTGGAGAGTTTATCATAGTCTAAAAACAGTCCATTCATTGTAATTTTAGAGTTTCAAGAGAGCATTGTGAGGCAGATTTGTTTGTggtattaaaaaataaaatgcatttgTTAAAACTAACTTTTAGCATTGCTTGCGAAATAGCGTTGTCTGTGGACATGGCAAAATGTGACTTAAGTGAATAAGCTACAGTTGAGTAAACAGAATGTTCCAATGACAGCAGGCAATAGTAGTAAAGACTAATGAAGTTGTACTTAAGACAACATTGGACACAATTGTTGATTTGTAAAGGTAGCGTACTACAACTCCAAAAAGAGTTACCTCACAAAGGCATGTCACAAGAAGGTTAACAGAAACTATATTCACTATATTTATGTTGCTCAACATCTACAGAATAAGCACAAGGATGTTCAGTGAATGTTTACAGGGCATAATGATCAAAGTACTTTTGGAGCTCTGGTAAACATGGAGGTCCATGCTTGTGCATCATCTAGTATGATTTCTGAGACTTTAAATCATCAAACATTGAGTCCACTGGAAAAATAGTGAATACAGttatgaagaaaagaaaaatccCATAATTAAGTGTTTCAAATTCCAGTCACATAGTGAGTAATGATTGTTACATCAATAGACCATTGATACACAGTGAATGATCATATTGATGATGTTATGAACAATGGAAATCAATTACTTTTACCAAATATGGTTGGAGAAATCCTGAATATATCCTGAGATTTGCAATTAATGAATCTAGAACATACCAATAATTTCAAATCTAAATTGTTCTTGGTAACACCATTGATCGCATCGTTGTAATTAGTTTAGGAATGTAATCAAAAATCTGAAAACCACTTAGTCACGTTTTCTTGTCtagtctggcaacatctctgaagagaaatcagagttaatgttttgggtccctTGAGgaactgaggaaaggtcactggaccagaaacattaactctgatttctcttcacagatctgctgagcttttccagcaatttctgtttttgtctctgatttacagcatcgcAGTTCTTTCCATCTTTAGGTTTTCTTGTCTATTGTATAAGCTGTACATTCCAGAGACAGACTCACTTCAAATCTTCATTGATCATTCTGAATTGTTGTAACTTCTTATCTTTCGTCTTTTATAAATATTCAGTTTCATACAATTTATTTAAGCGATTTTTTAAATTTAACACCTACTGAATATCTATGATTTCCCATTAGAACACAAACTATCTGTTATTGCTTTGCTCACAAACACAGCAACTATCATTTTATAAGTTCATAGTACAaggagaaataaataaataaaacatattCCTTACACAACAGTAGAGAAGAGGCTGCCTATGGTACTTTCGCAACCATGAAAATGGCTAGTGAGTGTGGCAGAGGCTACATATTGATTCAGAATTTGAAGGGTTGCAGCTTCATTataataaatattcaatcaaaaTGATATGAATGGTTTTGATTAATTGAACAACATCCAGAAAAACTGTTGATGTTCTGCATAATATCTCTGCTGTTTCTGGTTCCAGAGGAAAGTTTTCAATAACAGATTTCAGTTTAACTCTGAAAGGAAGTATGTCATTTCACTGGAGGTAGTTCAAAGAAGGATCACCTAAGATGATCCTTGATATGGTAGGAAATGTCTTGAGGCTAACtcagttgggactctactcattgtagtttaaaagaatgagagatgatctcatagATATATAGAATTCtaaagggacttgacaggataaatgttgagaggatgtttcccttcatgggagagtctaggaccagagggcatagtctcagaataaacagGTGTCAatcttaagactgagatgagaaggaatttcttctcttagaggattgggagtctttggaattccttgcgaTGGAGAGCTGaggaagcagagtccttgtgtatatttaaagctgagacagATTGATCAGTAGCTGAGCTTGGCTGGAAGATTACTTGCATATTAGTCCTTCTGGAAGCTTTCCACTTCATTTAGGGTCATAGAAGCATGCAACCTTTTCTATTTGATCAGATGTGACCTGCAAAGTCACATCTTTCCCTAACTCTTGCTAAGCAATAAAATGGTTAAAATAAAGATTATGGAAATAATAGACTTAGAATTCTAACAACCAAAGTGTCAAACAAACTGTAATGACTCTTCTGCCTCTAGAAATCAATTCCTGCTATTCCCGGAATCAACACAAAAATTAAATATGCAAAATCCTCAAACTTCCTGATTTTCAGACTGATTGATAGAAAACATAgactaggtttctgtacttaaaaaTCACTTTATTACAGCAAATTATATCTAGCTACATGTAAACTGTACAAATTAAAATTCTAAATCCATTATAAATTCTCCcttgcgcgcgcgcgcgcgcacacacacacacacacacagacattaagGGATTAAATATATTAGCCAAAGGAAAAGTGGAAAAACAGTTCCGTAGTTTTGTTTCCAAAATCTGTTGGGTTGGTTCTTGCTGATCTGAAGGTTTCTCTTCAACATTTTTCTGGTTGTGAGAGACACATAGGGAGGCTGCTTCTCTTCTAAAGGGTTTCTAACTTACCTAATTCAAAGGCACGACTTGCAATAGCTGCTGAAGGAATGATAAGCttgttttcttcaggtttaatgTGACTCATTGCAACAGAGAGATTTTGGCTTTTGCCTATCTCTATCTTATTCACAGCCCAAGTTGTTCAGCTACTTATTGGTAGGCAGAGGACCTTTTATCATGAATAAGTGTCCACTATTCCACAGCAACGAGAAGCTTTACTTATATACAACCCTGTACTCCAGTTTGTGTGCTCATTGCTGGAACTTGCAATTCCATACACCTGAGGTCAAAATAGATATTAAATTATTTGCTTTCAAAACATGTAGCCACTTTGTAAATCTCTGGTTTTCAAAACAGTTCTTTCTCAAATTAGACCATGATTTTAATaagtacaaaaataaaaatacatggGTTTTTTACATATTGATTTTACATTTTGCCAGTACCATAGTACTGTAGATTAAAAATAGTGTGATAAACTGAGGTAGCACCTTGCATAGCCtttgtttgtttgaaaatatATAATCGAACAATTGCATCTGTTAAAAGGCTGATTAATCATGCTGTGCTTGACTTTTGAAAATGGTATCAAGCCAATATTTACAAATCCACCTGTTTCATTAGGATCAGGAACTTTTCCCTTCCCTAGTTCATCAATGCTGAGATAAATCATGCTCCAAATTTGAAATGAGGTCAGTTAGCACAGGCATAATTCGAGCCTGAAACCATTCGGCCACGTGATTGCTTCAGGTATTGTTTCTGATCGAGTTGATTTTGTATGTGACCTTGAAAGGTTTCCAGAGTTGAGGTGTTAAAGCTGTACtgaagaaatgttaactctgtttctctccacagatgttgccagacctgctgagttttcctatcaatttgtttttgtttcagatttccagcgtctgtTGCTTTGTTTTATTGCTTAGTGTTAAAACTTGTTTACATCTCTGTCATTTCCCCAGGTTTTAAAGGTAACCTGACTGAAGAGGAGGTTCCGATTGTTACTAGCCTGGTCCTGACGATTGGAAATGTAATGCTTTCTCTGTACTACTTGTTGTGGCAGACCTATGTGCTGAAAGCAGATGTAATAATAAATGCACTTCTCCTGGTAATCTATGGATTGGAGGGGATTTTGGCCATAATCGCTGTTTCAGCTCTTACCAGGTAATCTGATCAACAGCCAGTGATATTGAGAATAGTGGTAACTATTAAttgtcactccccctcccctccccgtaGTGAAAATATCCCTACTGATTTCAATAAGATCCTTTGAGTGTTAGATTCCTGGTAAAAACTGTAAATGTAGTAAAATATTCTGCAATCATTTTAATATGCCTTAGGTGAGGATTGTGAACATTAAGTTTCCATTTTGAATATCAACTTTATAATAATAAGTTTAGCTGTTGAATAAATATCCTCTTTGCTGCTTTACAAGATTGCATAGAGAATGGTTAGATACAGTACTTCCAGGTTACAAATATAAGTGGTTAGATGCAGAATAAAACATCTTCAATGATAAAAATAAAACTTCAAATTTGGCTTCAAGATGACTTAAGTTGACACAACTTCTAATTCAATCCAGCTTCAGTAGGTATTTGCTCCATAGATTTTGCATTTCACAATTCTTCACTCTCTACCTCCTGAATTTCTATCACCTTCAGTCCCACTCCACACATTCCTATATCCAccctctccccttcctctcttttccaatctttcctctctcattccatccctctccctctgttctGTTCACCTTACCAGCCTCAACTCTTCTCCTCTCCACTTCTTTCCATTCCGTCCCCT is drawn from Hemiscyllium ocellatum isolate sHemOce1 chromosome 18, sHemOce1.pat.X.cur, whole genome shotgun sequence and contains these coding sequences:
- the LOC132824399 gene encoding transmembrane protein 80-like isoform X2; translated protein: MVLRKVKSAAVLSSIPLQMVFYFNVFYYSFYFLATLLMIIYKSQVFSFPDGYLAVDLILLILMLILEVIRLYFGFKGNLTEEEVPIVTSLVLTIGNVMLSLYYLLWQTYVLKADVIINALLLVIYGLEGILAIIAVSALTR
- the LOC132824399 gene encoding transmembrane protein 80-like isoform X1, coding for MVLRKVKSAAVLSSIPLQMVFYFNVFYYSFYFLATLLMIIYKSQVFSFPDGYLAVDLILLILMLILEVIRLYFGFKGNLTEEEVPIVTSLVLTIGNVMLSLYYLLWQTYVLKADVIINALLLVIYGLEGILAIIAVSALTRLYT